The Deinococcus aquaedulcis genome window below encodes:
- a CDS encoding type I restriction endonuclease subunit R, with amino-acid sequence MDTTEKAFETLIEEQLLASGYAKRLPKDFVQPLQLDLELLVTFIKETQPQEWQKLDTQYAPDTMQKVGERVHAAITKSGLLSVLRKGVKDRGVTLRLAFFKPANSKNPHHQQLYQRNRFSVVRQLRYSATSGDALDLTLFLNGLPLATAELKNPHTGQTVEHAMLQYRTDRSPKEDLFRRTLVHFAVDPDLVYMTTHLAGEATFFLPFNRGVNYGAGNPVNPHGPKTAYLWEQIWQPDSWLDLLQNFLYVDGESQKVLFPRYHQLTVVRELLDDAQARGAGYSYLIEHSAGSGKSNSIAWLAHGLSSLHNAEDEKVFDSVLVITDRRILDRQLRETVQQFQQVRGVVEAIDQNAAQLAAALNEGRPIIVTTLQKFPYALEKLRELGLAGKRFAVIVDEAHSSQTGESTKALKSALGSGAGPDMADTEDEAEQPDVAERIQQDIEARGRQANLSYFAFTATPKPKTLRLFGRQRSDGGFEAHSLYPMRQAIEEKFIMDVLANYTTYKVYFALHKRLEDDPEYNTRAAVRALTAYADLHEHAFKKKTEIMLDHFQHHTQAKIGGKAKAMLVTSSRLHAVRYKKMFDQLIQDRELPFKVLVAFSGTVTDGGIDHTEFSMNGDLPETRTAEEFKKPEYRILIAANKFQTGFSQSLLHTMYVDKLLSSVAAVQTLSRLNRIHPGKDDTMVLDFANQAEDIKKAFTPYYETTILSGDTDPNLLYDLLSHLQDAGIYDTDTLEAFKTVFYSDASVAKLHPVLDQVTQEFRLLPLEEQVNFKARTRDYLRLYAFLSQVITFKDEDLEVSYSFLRLLLPKLPKLKDDTLPHDLLERVDMESYRVQRKNEEAIKLQGGEPFKPIAPGDGQGLTEDEKEQLSKIIHSLNDRFGTDFTPEDRVTIQQVMDSLIADPELVESVRVNSEDNARLVHDELLEEKFQDVITRSFDLYKRFVDDEKFNRHVKEAVFGLVYAQILKGEPSPAGPEPR; translated from the coding sequence ATGGACACCACCGAGAAAGCCTTTGAAACGCTGATCGAAGAGCAGCTGCTCGCCAGCGGGTACGCCAAGAGGCTCCCGAAGGACTTCGTGCAGCCTCTGCAGCTTGACCTCGAGCTGCTGGTCACGTTCATCAAGGAAACGCAGCCTCAGGAATGGCAGAAGCTGGATACACAGTACGCCCCGGACACCATGCAGAAAGTCGGGGAGCGCGTGCACGCCGCGATCACCAAGTCCGGCCTGCTGTCCGTGCTCCGCAAGGGCGTCAAAGACCGCGGCGTGACGCTGCGCCTGGCGTTCTTCAAACCGGCCAACAGCAAGAACCCGCACCACCAGCAGCTGTACCAGCGCAACCGGTTCAGTGTGGTGCGCCAGCTGCGGTATAGCGCCACGAGCGGGGACGCGCTTGACCTGACCCTCTTCCTGAACGGCCTTCCGCTCGCCACGGCCGAATTGAAGAATCCCCACACAGGGCAGACGGTCGAGCACGCCATGCTGCAGTACCGCACGGACCGCAGTCCAAAAGAGGATCTGTTCCGGCGCACGCTGGTTCACTTCGCGGTTGACCCGGATCTGGTCTACATGACCACCCACCTGGCGGGGGAAGCCACGTTCTTCCTCCCATTCAACCGGGGTGTGAACTACGGTGCAGGCAACCCCGTCAACCCGCACGGTCCAAAAACAGCGTACCTGTGGGAGCAGATCTGGCAGCCGGACTCCTGGCTGGACCTGCTGCAGAACTTCCTGTACGTCGACGGGGAGAGCCAGAAGGTGCTGTTCCCCCGGTACCACCAGCTCACGGTCGTGCGTGAGCTGCTCGACGACGCGCAGGCGCGCGGGGCCGGATACTCGTACCTGATCGAACACTCTGCCGGGTCAGGGAAGAGCAACTCGATTGCCTGGCTGGCACACGGCCTGAGCAGCCTGCACAACGCCGAAGACGAGAAGGTCTTCGATTCGGTGCTGGTGATCACGGACCGCCGCATCCTGGACCGGCAGCTGCGGGAAACCGTTCAGCAGTTCCAGCAGGTGCGTGGAGTGGTCGAGGCCATCGATCAGAACGCGGCGCAACTCGCCGCCGCCCTGAACGAGGGCCGGCCCATCATCGTCACCACCCTGCAAAAGTTCCCATACGCCCTGGAAAAACTCCGGGAGCTGGGCCTGGCCGGGAAGCGCTTCGCGGTGATCGTGGATGAGGCGCACTCGTCACAGACCGGGGAGAGCACCAAGGCCCTCAAGAGCGCGCTCGGCAGCGGCGCGGGGCCAGACATGGCGGACACCGAGGACGAGGCGGAGCAGCCGGACGTGGCGGAGCGCATCCAGCAGGACATCGAGGCGCGGGGGCGTCAGGCGAACCTGAGTTACTTCGCCTTCACCGCTACCCCTAAACCCAAGACGCTGCGGCTGTTCGGCCGCCAGAGGAGCGACGGGGGCTTCGAAGCGCACAGCCTCTACCCCATGCGGCAGGCCATCGAGGAGAAGTTCATCATGGATGTCCTGGCGAACTACACCACCTACAAGGTGTACTTCGCCCTTCACAAGCGCCTGGAAGACGACCCGGAATACAACACCCGCGCCGCGGTACGTGCGCTCACGGCTTACGCGGATCTACACGAGCATGCCTTCAAGAAGAAGACGGAGATCATGCTGGATCACTTCCAGCACCACACCCAGGCGAAGATCGGCGGGAAGGCCAAGGCCATGCTGGTCACGAGTTCGCGCCTGCACGCCGTGCGGTACAAGAAGATGTTCGACCAGCTGATCCAGGACCGCGAGCTGCCCTTCAAGGTGCTTGTGGCGTTCTCCGGGACTGTTACGGACGGCGGCATCGACCACACCGAGTTCAGTATGAACGGCGATCTTCCCGAAACCCGCACAGCCGAGGAGTTCAAGAAGCCTGAGTACCGCATCCTGATCGCCGCGAACAAGTTCCAAACGGGCTTCAGCCAGTCGCTGCTGCACACGATGTACGTGGACAAGCTGCTCTCCAGCGTCGCTGCTGTGCAGACCCTGTCCCGGCTGAACCGCATCCACCCAGGCAAGGACGACACGATGGTGCTCGACTTCGCTAACCAAGCAGAGGACATCAAGAAGGCGTTCACGCCGTACTACGAAACCACGATCCTGAGTGGTGACACGGACCCCAACCTCCTGTACGACCTGCTCAGCCACCTACAGGACGCGGGCATCTACGATACCGACACGCTGGAAGCCTTCAAGACCGTGTTCTACTCCGACGCCAGCGTCGCCAAGCTGCATCCCGTGCTCGATCAGGTCACGCAGGAGTTCCGTCTCTTGCCGCTAGAAGAGCAGGTGAACTTCAAGGCCCGCACGCGGGACTACCTGCGGCTCTACGCCTTCCTCTCCCAGGTAATCACCTTCAAGGACGAGGACCTGGAAGTCAGCTACAGCTTCCTGAGGCTTCTCCTGCCCAAGCTCCCGAAACTCAAGGACGACACGCTCCCGCACGATCTGCTGGAACGCGTAGACATGGAGTCCTACCGCGTGCAGCGCAAGAACGAGGAGGCCATCAAGCTTCAGGGGGGTGAGCCGTTCAAGCCCATCGCGCCAGGGGACGGTCAGGGGCTCACAGAGGACGAGAAGGAGCAGCTCTCCAAGATCATTCACAGCCTCAACGACCGGTTCGGGACGGACTTCACGCCGGAGGACCGGGTCACCATTCAGCAGGTCATGGACTCCCTGATCGCCGACCCGGAGCTGGTGGAATCCGTGCGGGTGAACTCCGAGGACAATGCCCGACTGGTGCATGACGAGCTTCTGGAGGAGAAGTTCCAGGACGTGATTACCCGCAGTTTCGACCTGTACAAGCGGTTCGTCGATGACGAGAAGTTCAACCGTCATGTGAAGGAAGCCGTGTTCGGCTTGGTGTACGCGCAGATCCTGAAAGGAGAGCCGAGCCCGGCGGGTCCTGAGCCGAGGTAA
- a CDS encoding tyrosine-type recombinase/integrase, whose protein sequence is MTWDELWEHFYYHLRIKRRAKTTLHFYKTTQRSLARYAKATGALPASPEALTVAHLRAFLIWLEGQGLAPGGIHAYVRGLKALCGWAHQEEFLSRNPAARLERPTLPRRRLPTMTPQAVSRLLTAARDTDQPLRDTAIVMTLFDTGIRLAELIGLTLEDLQPDRGVLRVIGKGDRERSVPIGTRALSAVTAYIRRERRARHAGVKHLFLSRHGQPLTRSGISIRLSRLAEAGGFAREETSPHTFRRGFAVEFLRNGGDVFTLQQILGHTSLEMTRKYVNFLDEDLKAAHLRFSPGDRL, encoded by the coding sequence ATGACCTGGGATGAACTCTGGGAGCACTTCTACTACCACCTGCGGATCAAACGCCGCGCCAAGACGACGCTGCACTTCTACAAGACCACCCAACGCTCCCTGGCGCGCTACGCCAAGGCCACAGGCGCGCTGCCGGCCTCCCCGGAGGCGCTGACGGTCGCCCACCTGCGGGCCTTCCTGATCTGGCTGGAAGGGCAGGGATTGGCTCCAGGCGGCATTCACGCCTATGTACGGGGACTTAAAGCGCTGTGCGGGTGGGCGCACCAGGAGGAATTCCTGTCACGCAACCCAGCGGCGCGGCTGGAACGCCCGACCCTGCCGCGCCGTCGCCTGCCGACAATGACCCCGCAGGCTGTGAGTCGCCTGCTGACAGCCGCCAGGGACACCGACCAGCCGCTTCGTGACACGGCGATCGTGATGACCCTGTTCGACACCGGCATCCGCCTCGCGGAACTGATCGGCCTCACCTTGGAGGACCTGCAACCGGACCGGGGCGTGCTGCGCGTGATCGGCAAGGGCGACCGGGAAAGGTCTGTGCCGATCGGCACCCGTGCGCTGAGTGCCGTCACGGCATACATCCGCCGGGAGCGGCGGGCGCGCCATGCGGGCGTGAAACACCTCTTCCTGAGCCGGCACGGTCAGCCGCTGACCCGGAGCGGCATCTCCATCCGTCTGTCCCGCCTCGCAGAGGCGGGGGGCTTCGCCCGGGAGGAGACCTCGCCCCACACGTTCCGGCGCGGTTTCGCAGTGGAGTTCCTCCGCAATGGCGGGGACGTGTTCACGCTGCAGCAGATCTTGGGGCACACCAGCCTGGAGATGACACGGAAGTACGTGAACTTCCTCGACGAGGACTTGAAGGCCGCGCACCTGCGGTTCTCGCCGGGGGACCGGCTCTGA
- a CDS encoding metallophosphoesterase yields the protein MRKFLAFGDVHADFDTLWAALRAASCVDGSGQPTPPVLAGLYQVILIGDLVHPKNEREYSRLTGVPRFDPRNPDHLFLAAREQVKHLERLKAYQAAAPHAIHIILGNHDDAVLNTSYMLGTSGGLIHAEFDPEHGGLHLPDHLAAWMRTFPREIRVGGVQFAHVSPLPAHAYYDDLFYADHSSKRWYKQSPEYVQMAGLAFGVYGHTQMEGGILLPEEHPFAMIDALQSREYLELMLDPTQDHPVQNVRAAPF from the coding sequence ATGCGCAAGTTCCTGGCTTTCGGTGACGTGCACGCCGATTTCGACACGCTGTGGGCCGCGCTGCGCGCCGCCAGCTGTGTGGACGGCAGCGGGCAGCCCACGCCGCCGGTGCTGGCCGGGCTGTATCAGGTGATTCTGATTGGCGACCTGGTGCACCCGAAAAACGAGCGCGAATACAGCCGCCTGACGGGGGTGCCGCGCTTCGATCCCCGCAACCCGGACCACCTGTTTCTGGCGGCGCGCGAACAGGTCAAGCACCTCGAGCGCCTCAAGGCCTACCAGGCGGCGGCCCCGCACGCCATTCACATCATCCTGGGCAACCACGACGACGCGGTACTGAACACCAGCTACATGCTGGGCACCAGCGGCGGCCTGATTCACGCCGAGTTCGACCCGGAGCACGGCGGCCTGCACCTGCCCGACCATCTGGCCGCCTGGATGCGCACCTTTCCCCGGGAAATCCGCGTGGGGGGCGTGCAGTTTGCCCACGTCTCGCCCCTGCCGGCCCACGCGTACTATGACGACCTGTTCTATGCCGATCACAGTTCCAAGCGCTGGTACAAGCAGTCGCCCGAATACGTGCAAATGGCCGGCCTCGCTTTCGGCGTGTACGGCCACACCCAGATGGAAGGCGGCATCCTGCTGCCCGAAGAGCACCCCTTCGCCATGATTGACGCCCTGCAGAGCCGCGAATATCTGGAACTGATGCTGGACCCCACTCAGGACCACCCGGTGCAGAATGTCCGCGCCGCGCCGTTCTGA
- a CDS encoding single-stranded DNA-binding protein — translation MAEPHRVRDALRASMTAWATLSVRGDQARVTLAPDLDVLAPQLDAIDPGWSLTWACDHPEPPIVRARLSVLGATREGLATAHTLADAKLAALAELARTYGVQPSSDPVWVEYDPEDGANTSELETETPAPRAASARPLPKEPPRDPQMDKARRHIEDLLEQLKVAGKGGDAARILMRGYGETVEESRAIYKELHALLKG, via the coding sequence ATGGCAGAACCTCACCGCGTGCGCGACGCGCTGCGCGCCAGCATGACCGCCTGGGCCACCCTGAGCGTGCGGGGCGACCAGGCCCGCGTGACCCTGGCCCCCGATCTGGACGTGCTGGCCCCGCAGCTGGACGCCATTGACCCCGGCTGGAGCCTGACCTGGGCCTGCGACCACCCCGAGCCCCCCATCGTGCGCGCCCGCCTGAGCGTGCTGGGCGCCACGCGCGAGGGGTTGGCCACCGCCCACACCCTGGCCGACGCCAAACTGGCTGCTCTGGCCGAACTGGCACGCACCTACGGCGTGCAGCCCAGCAGCGATCCGGTCTGGGTGGAATACGACCCTGAAGACGGCGCCAATACCTCGGAGCTGGAAACCGAGACCCCGGCCCCCCGCGCCGCCTCGGCCCGGCCCCTGCCGAAAGAACCCCCCCGCGATCCCCAGATGGACAAGGCCCGGCGCCACATTGAAGACCTGCTGGAGCAGTTGAAGGTGGCCGGCAAGGGCGGCGACGCCGCCCGCATTCTGATGCGCGGCTACGGCGAGACCGTGGAAGAGAGCCGGGCGATTTACAAGGAACTGCACGCGCTGCTCAAGGGGTAG
- a CDS encoding penicillin acylase family protein, translating into MNSTQGTRRPSWGKRAALGLLVTLGLLGAAGAGGYAWLRATSEPRTAGTLQAPGLGGPVQITRDAWGVPHIRAQRDEDAVFALGFVHWQDRAWQMDFQRRVAQGRLAEVLGEAALPQDKFLRTWGFQRAALSALPALEDRSRRLIRAYTAGVNAAQAQGKVAPEFRILGYTPEPWQDVDSLSWSKLMAFDLGGNYDEEVLNARVAQRLGEGGLDQVTAPYPAGAPTILSEDELPARTGRTAAAPTAPVLPESTLAELRAHLAAARALGLQAVPGKGSNNWVVSGRRTVSGKPLLADDPHLALTAPMLWYLADIQGGALKSIGASIPGLPAIVIGRNDRVAWGVTNVNPDVQDLYLEPEGAPLRSRTETIQVKGQPAVTLTVRESAHGPVISGAGAEDLGPRVALKWTALQPRDTTMDAFVGLNYAQNWSDFTRALSRYVAPSQSFVYADVDGNTGYYAPGRVPIRAGWDGSLPVPGDGTREWQGFIPFAQLPHVYNPADGLVVTANNQVVPQTYPFNLGNPRNWAEPYRAERITQLLSAKPRLSVADFQAAQLDTQSLVWRDFRTLLLATAPGSDDARRALADLRAWDGQMTVDSRPALLFEAWLMGLQEMARDELGNDTVMNSLSVLRQLQGGGELCAVQGRGDCAALLTRSLDAALADLRTRLGDDMIRWTYGRLHQVASNHRAFGKVGALAWLFNHAAPTPGGTNTVNVARPEHGTFRQTHGASYRQIVDLSEPDRSLYIGSLGQAGSPLAPHAADQMNRWIAGEYLPMSTRPADWGKTRLLTLKP; encoded by the coding sequence ATGAACAGTACACAGGGCACAAGGCGCCCCTCCTGGGGCAAGCGGGCCGCGCTCGGGCTTCTGGTCACGCTGGGGCTGCTGGGGGCGGCGGGGGCAGGCGGCTACGCGTGGCTGCGCGCCACCTCGGAACCCCGCACCGCCGGCACCCTGCAGGCCCCGGGACTGGGCGGGCCCGTGCAGATTACCCGCGACGCCTGGGGCGTGCCGCACATCCGCGCCCAGCGCGACGAGGACGCCGTGTTTGCCCTGGGCTTCGTGCACTGGCAGGACCGGGCGTGGCAGATGGATTTTCAGCGCCGCGTGGCGCAGGGCCGCCTCGCGGAGGTGCTGGGCGAGGCGGCCCTGCCCCAGGACAAATTCCTGCGCACCTGGGGCTTTCAGCGCGCCGCCCTCTCGGCCCTGCCGGCCCTGGAAGACCGCTCGCGGCGCCTGATCCGCGCCTACACGGCGGGCGTGAATGCCGCCCAGGCCCAGGGCAAGGTGGCCCCGGAATTCCGCATTCTGGGCTACACCCCTGAACCCTGGCAGGACGTGGACAGCCTGTCGTGGAGCAAGCTGATGGCCTTTGACCTGGGCGGCAACTACGACGAGGAGGTGCTGAATGCCCGCGTGGCGCAGCGCCTGGGCGAAGGCGGCCTGGATCAGGTCACCGCACCCTATCCAGCGGGTGCCCCGACCATTCTCAGCGAGGATGAACTGCCCGCCCGCACCGGCCGCACGGCAGCGGCGCCCACGGCCCCTGTTCTCCCCGAGAGCACGCTGGCCGAGCTGCGCGCCCACCTCGCCGCCGCGCGGGCCCTGGGCCTGCAGGCTGTGCCGGGCAAGGGCAGCAACAACTGGGTGGTGTCGGGGCGCCGCACGGTCAGCGGCAAACCGCTGCTGGCCGACGATCCCCACCTCGCCCTTACCGCGCCCATGCTGTGGTATCTGGCCGACATTCAGGGCGGCGCGCTGAAGTCCATTGGGGCCAGCATTCCCGGCCTGCCTGCCATCGTGATTGGGCGCAATGACCGCGTGGCCTGGGGCGTGACCAACGTGAACCCCGACGTGCAGGACCTGTACCTGGAGCCGGAAGGCGCCCCCCTGCGCAGCCGCACCGAAACGATCCAGGTCAAGGGGCAGCCCGCCGTGACGCTAACGGTGCGCGAAAGTGCGCATGGGCCGGTGATCAGCGGCGCCGGGGCCGAGGACCTGGGCCCGCGCGTGGCTCTGAAGTGGACGGCCCTGCAGCCGCGCGACACTACGATGGACGCCTTTGTGGGCCTGAACTACGCGCAGAATTGGAGCGACTTTACCCGGGCCCTCTCGCGCTACGTGGCCCCCAGCCAGAGCTTCGTGTACGCCGATGTGGACGGCAACACCGGCTACTACGCCCCGGGCCGCGTGCCCATCCGTGCGGGCTGGGACGGCAGCCTGCCGGTGCCCGGCGACGGCACGCGCGAGTGGCAGGGGTTTATCCCCTTTGCCCAGCTGCCACACGTGTACAACCCCGCCGACGGACTGGTGGTCACGGCCAACAACCAGGTGGTGCCCCAGACCTACCCCTTCAATCTGGGCAACCCGCGCAACTGGGCCGAGCCCTACCGCGCCGAGCGCATCACGCAGTTGCTGAGCGCCAAGCCCAGGCTCAGCGTGGCCGATTTTCAGGCCGCCCAGCTGGACACCCAGAGCCTCGTGTGGCGCGATTTCCGCACCCTACTGCTGGCCACGGCCCCCGGCAGCGACGACGCCCGGCGCGCCCTGGCCGACCTGCGCGCCTGGGACGGTCAGATGACGGTGGACAGCCGCCCGGCTCTGCTGTTCGAGGCGTGGCTGATGGGCCTGCAGGAGATGGCCCGCGACGAACTGGGCAATGACACGGTGATGAACAGTCTGTCGGTGCTGCGGCAACTGCAGGGCGGCGGTGAACTGTGCGCCGTGCAGGGCCGGGGCGACTGCGCCGCGCTGCTCACCCGCAGCCTGGACGCGGCCCTGGCCGACCTGCGCACGCGGCTGGGAGACGACATGATCCGCTGGACCTACGGCCGGCTGCATCAGGTGGCCAGCAACCACCGCGCCTTTGGCAAGGTGGGCGCCCTGGCGTGGCTGTTCAACCACGCGGCCCCCACCCCGGGCGGCACGAACACGGTGAACGTGGCCCGCCCCGAACACGGCACCTTCCGCCAGACCCACGGCGCCAGCTACCGCCAGATTGTGGACCTGAGCGAGCCAGACCGCAGCCTGTACATCGGCAGCCTGGGGCAGGCGGGCAGCCCGCTGGCGCCGCATGCCGCCGACCAGATGAACCGCTGGATTGCCGGTGAGTACCTCCCCATGAGCACCCGTCCCGCCGACTGGGGCAAGACCCGCCTCCTGACCCTGAAGCCGTAA
- a CDS encoding MFS transporter: MLWQRPLTMLRLLALLALSETVRAALFVGVLPLAGPGLGLGAAVIGLMAGAHYLADALGRGPAGALVARLGLGPSLLAGALLGALTLLLARQGLGALGAVLVCALWGLGTAALWPAVMSASQALAHPARTARALTVTNLTAVPAVLTGALVAGPLMQHWPQAVWSGLLLLQGAAAALALSLWRAAVPLRPVPVPWREWRPVAALLPTAFVQTLAPGLLVTTLYPMLAALGLGLDDLLLPGALTGALIGASAALLGRVADRDHPRRALLPGLALLAAGFALAALTGAQFLWGLAALAGVGFGAFLTGWNGLVARTLPQGQRAAAWGAVMTAEALGAAAGPMLGGAAWQVWGVAGVFGLGTLAFGGALLYVAFGQQGAAMSHEP, from the coding sequence ATGCTCTGGCAGCGGCCCCTGACCATGTTGCGGCTGCTGGCGCTGCTGGCCCTGAGCGAGACGGTGCGCGCCGCGCTGTTCGTGGGGGTGTTGCCCCTGGCTGGCCCGGGGCTGGGGCTGGGCGCCGCCGTGATTGGCCTGATGGCCGGCGCCCACTACCTGGCCGACGCCCTGGGGCGCGGGCCGGCCGGGGCGCTGGTGGCGCGCTTGGGCCTGGGGCCCAGCCTGCTGGCAGGCGCGCTGCTGGGGGCCCTGACGCTGCTGCTGGCCCGCCAGGGCCTGGGGGCGCTGGGCGCGGTGCTGGTGTGTGCGCTGTGGGGGCTGGGCACGGCGGCGCTGTGGCCGGCCGTCATGAGTGCCTCGCAGGCGCTGGCCCACCCGGCGCGCACCGCCCGCGCCCTGACGGTGACCAACCTGACGGCCGTGCCCGCCGTGTTGACGGGCGCGCTGGTGGCCGGGCCCCTCATGCAGCACTGGCCGCAGGCGGTGTGGAGCGGTTTGCTGCTGCTGCAGGGCGCCGCCGCCGCCCTGGCCCTGAGCCTGTGGCGGGCCGCCGTGCCGCTGCGCCCGGTGCCGGTGCCCTGGCGCGAGTGGCGACCAGTGGCGGCGCTGCTGCCCACCGCCTTTGTGCAGACGCTGGCGCCGGGCCTGCTGGTGACCACTCTGTATCCCATGCTGGCCGCGCTGGGGCTGGGCCTGGATGACCTGCTGCTGCCGGGCGCCCTCACTGGGGCCCTGATTGGCGCCAGCGCCGCCCTGTTGGGCCGCGTGGCCGACCGCGACCACCCGCGCCGGGCGCTGCTGCCGGGGCTGGCGCTGCTGGCCGCTGGCTTTGCGCTGGCCGCGCTGACGGGCGCCCAGTTCCTGTGGGGGCTGGCTGCGCTGGCGGGCGTGGGCTTCGGCGCCTTTCTCACCGGCTGGAATGGCCTGGTGGCCCGCACCCTGCCGCAGGGGCAGCGCGCCGCCGCCTGGGGCGCGGTCATGACGGCCGAGGCCCTGGGCGCCGCCGCTGGCCCCATGCTGGGCGGCGCGGCGTGGCAGGTGTGGGGCGTGGCCGGGGTGTTCGGCCTGGGCACGCTGGCCTTTGGCGGGGCGCTGCTGTACGTGGCCTTTGGGCAGCAAGGGGCCGCCATGAGCCATGAGCCATGA
- a CDS encoding 4-(cytidine 5'-diphospho)-2-C-methyl-D-erythritol kinase, whose amino-acid sequence MTTGPSATAPVTYFAPAKVNLGLSVRSQRADGYHDLHSLMVPLNVGDDLEIAPASTLSLRVEGADLPTDEGNLVYRAARAYLDAAGVSGGAAITLHKRLPLASGLGGGSSDAATTLMALARLYPSGVALAPLARRLGADVPFFLLGHAATAAGTGEILSPTPVPRTALVLVNPGVPVSARDAYRWLDAEEAFTTALDIEAIVAALSNGRPVPYLNALQGPVAARHAPIREVLRALDHADLHSPLMSGSGSTCFALARDDAHAHDAAHALARAHPHWWVTAACTL is encoded by the coding sequence ATGACGACCGGCCCCTCCGCCACGGCTCCCGTCACGTACTTCGCGCCCGCCAAGGTCAACCTGGGCCTGAGCGTGCGCTCACAGCGCGCTGACGGCTACCACGACCTGCACTCGCTGATGGTACCGCTGAATGTGGGCGACGACCTGGAGATTGCCCCGGCCTCCACCCTGAGCCTGCGCGTGGAGGGCGCCGATCTACCCACCGACGAGGGCAATCTGGTCTACCGCGCGGCGCGGGCCTACCTGGACGCCGCCGGGGTGAGCGGGGGCGCGGCTATCACGCTGCACAAGCGCCTGCCGCTGGCTTCCGGGCTGGGGGGCGGCAGCAGCGACGCCGCCACCACCCTGATGGCCCTGGCGCGGCTGTATCCGTCTGGGGTGGCCCTGGCCCCGCTGGCCCGGCGCCTGGGGGCCGACGTGCCCTTTTTTCTGCTGGGCCACGCGGCCACCGCCGCCGGCACCGGCGAGATCCTCTCCCCCACCCCGGTGCCGCGCACGGCACTGGTGCTGGTGAACCCCGGCGTGCCCGTGAGCGCGCGCGACGCGTACAGGTGGCTGGACGCCGAGGAAGCCTTTACCACCGCCCTGGATATTGAGGCGATTGTGGCTGCCCTGTCCAATGGCCGCCCGGTGCCCTACCTGAACGCCCTCCAGGGCCCGGTGGCCGCCCGCCACGCCCCCATCCGCGAGGTGCTGCGGGCCCTGGATCACGCCGACCTGCACTCGCCCCTGATGAGCGGTTCAGGCAGCACCTGCTTCGCCCTGGCCCGCGACGACGCCCACGCCCACGACGCCGCCCACGCCCTGGCCCGCGCCCACCCCCACTGGTGGGTGACGGCCGCCTGCACCCTGTAA
- the ispD gene encoding 2-C-methyl-D-erythritol 4-phosphate cytidylyltransferase has translation MKVAALIPAAGSGTRLGLGPKAFVEVAGRSLLARSVAALAPHVAEVLVALPEGSALPPGVPARALTGGATRQATVHALLGATDADVVLIHDAARPFVPTAVIHALRGAADTQGAATAALPVADTLVQAGEGAQHWGHLVPRGGLWAVQTPQAFRRELILRAHEAARRSGESATDDAGLVARLGHPVALIPGDARLFKVTTPGDLQLALALAPVWDAEAP, from the coding sequence GTGAAGGTCGCCGCCCTGATTCCTGCCGCTGGCAGCGGCACCCGGCTGGGCCTGGGCCCCAAGGCGTTCGTGGAGGTGGCCGGGCGCTCGCTGCTGGCCCGCAGCGTGGCCGCGCTGGCCCCCCACGTGGCCGAGGTGCTGGTGGCGCTGCCCGAAGGCAGCGCCCTGCCCCCAGGGGTGCCCGCGCGCGCCCTGACCGGCGGCGCCACCCGTCAGGCCACCGTCCATGCCCTGCTGGGGGCCACCGACGCGGACGTGGTGCTTATCCACGACGCCGCGCGGCCCTTCGTGCCCACCGCCGTGATTCACGCGCTGCGCGGCGCCGCCGACACCCAGGGCGCCGCTACCGCCGCCCTGCCAGTGGCCGACACGCTGGTGCAGGCCGGAGAGGGGGCGCAGCACTGGGGCCACCTTGTGCCGCGTGGGGGCCTGTGGGCGGTGCAGACCCCGCAGGCGTTCCGGCGCGAACTGATCCTGCGCGCCCACGAGGCGGCGCGGCGCAGCGGCGAGAGCGCCACCGACGACGCCGGGCTGGTGGCGCGGCTGGGGCACCCGGTGGCACTCATTCCCGGCGACGCGCGGCTGTTCAAGGTGACCACCCCCGGCGACCTGCAATTGGCCCTGGCCCTGGCCCCGGTGTGGGATGCTGAGGCCCCATGA